One Rhinolophus sinicus isolate RSC01 linkage group LG06, ASM3656204v1, whole genome shotgun sequence DNA window includes the following coding sequences:
- the FIBP gene encoding acidic fibroblast growth factor intracellular-binding protein isoform X1, whose protein sequence is MTSELDIFVGNTTLIDEDVYRLWLDGYSVNDAVALRVRSGILEQTGATAAVLQSDTMDHYRTFHMLERLLHAPPKLLHQLIFQIPPSRQALLIERYYAFDEAFVREVLGKKLSKGTKKDLDDISTKTGITLKSCRRQFDNFKRVFKVVEEMRGSLVDNIQQHFLLSDRLARDYAAIVFFANNRFETGKKKLQYLSFGDFAFCAELMIQNWTLGAVDSQVDDMDVDLDKEFLQDLKELKVLVADKDLLDLHKSLVCTALRGKLGVFSEMEANFKNLSRGLVNVAAKLTHNKDVRDLFVDLVEKFVEPCRSDHWPLNDVRLFLNQYSASVHSLDGFRHQALWDRYMGTLRGCLLRLYHD, encoded by the exons ATGACCAGCGAGCTGGATATCTTCGTAGGGAACACGACCCTCATAGACGAGGATGTGTATCGCCTCTGGCTGGATGGTTACTCTG TGAACGACGCGGTGGCCCTGAGGGTGCGCTCGGGAATCCTAGAGCAGACGGGCGCCACGGCAGCGGTGCTGCAGAGTGACACCATGGACCACTACCGAACTTTCCACATGCTGGAGCGCCTGCTGCACGCCCCGCCCAAGCTGCTACACCAACTCATCTTCCAGATCCCGCCCTCCCGACAGGCGCTGCTCATCGAGAG ATACTATGCCTTTGACGAGGCCTTTGTGCGGGAGGTCCTGGGCAAGAAGCTGTCCAAGGGCACCAAGAAAGACCTGGACGACATCAGCACCAAAACAGGCATCACCCTTAAGAGCTGCCGAAGACAG TTTGACAACTTTAAGCGAGTCTTCAAGGTGGTGGAGGAAATGCGGGGCTCCCTGGTCGATAACATCCAGCAACACTTCCTCCTCTCCGATCGATTGGCCAG GGACTATGCAGCCATCGTCTTCTTTGCCAACAACCGCTTtgagacagggaagaaaaaacTGCAGTATCTGAGCTTTGGCGACTTTGCTTTCTGTGCTGAGCTCATGATCCAGAACTGGACCCTTGGAGCCGTCG ACTCCCAGGTGGACGACATGGACGTGGACTTAGACAAGGAGTTTCTTCAGGACTTGAAGGAGCTCAAGGTGCTGGTGGCTGACAAGGACCTTCTGGACCTGCACAAGAG CCTGGTGTGCACTGCCCTCCGGGGAAAGCTCGGTGTCTTCTCTGAGATGGAAGCCAACTTCAAG AACCTGTCCCGGGGGCTAGTGAATGTGGCCGCCAAACTGACTCACAATAAGGACGTCAGAGACCTGTTTGTGGACCTCGTGGAGAAG TTCGTGGAGCCCTGCCGCTCCGACCACTGGCCATTGAATGATGTGCGGCTCTTCTTGAATCAGTATTCGGCATCCGTCCACTCCCTGGATGGCTTCCG GCACCAGGCCCTCTGGGACCGCTACATGGGTACCCTGCGTGGCTGCCTCCTGCGCCTCTATCATGACTGA
- the CCDC85B gene encoding coiled-coil domain-containing protein 85B, whose amino-acid sequence MEAEVGGLEELTDEEMAALGKEELVRRLRREEAARLAALVQRGRLMQEVNRQLQGHLGEIRELKQLNRRLQAENRELRDLCCFLDSERQRGRRAARQWQLFGTQASRAVREDLGGCWQKLAELEGRQEELLRENLALKELCLALGEEWGPRGGAGGAGGSGAGPTPELALPPCGPRDLGDGSSSTGSVGSPDQLPLACSPDD is encoded by the coding sequence ATGGAGGCCGAGGTGGGCGGCCTGGAGGAGCTGACGGACGAGGAGATGGCGGCGTTGGGCAAGGAAGAGCTGGTGCGGCGCCTACGGCGGGAGGAGGCGGCGCGCCTGGCGGCTCTGGTGCAGCGCGGCCGCCTCATGCAGGAGGTGAATCGGCAGCTGCAGGGTCACCTGGGCGAGATCCGCGAGCTCAAGCAGCTCAACCGGCGCCTACAGGCCGAGAACCGCGAGCTGCGCGACCTATGCTGCTTCCTGGACTCGGAGCGCCAGCGCGGGCGGCGCGCCGCGCGCCAGTGGCAGCTCTTCGGGACCCAAGCATCTCGGGCCGTGCGCGAGGACCTCGGCGGTTGTTGGCAGAAGCTGGCCGAGCTGGAGGGCCGCCAGGAGGAGCTGCTGCGGGAGAACCTGGCACTTAAGGAGCTCTGCCTGGCGCTGGGCGAGGAATGGGGTCCCCGTGGCGGCGCCGGCGGCGCTGGGGGCTCAGGCGCCGGGCCAACACCCGAGCTCGCCTTGCCCCCCTGCGGGCCCCGCGACCTGGGCGATGGAAGCTCCAGCACCGGCAGCGTGGGCAGTCCCGATCAGTTGCCCCTGGCCTGCTCCCCAGATGACTGA
- the CTSW gene encoding cathepsin W isoform X2 codes for MALTVHLSCFLALLVAGLAQDIMDSRRGQDPSPQPLKLKEVFTLFQIQYNRSYSNPAEYARRLDIFARNLAQAQRLQEEDLGTAEFGVTPFSDLTEEEFGQLYGHQSVAGRALNVDRKVGSDEWGQTVPSTCDWRKAAGIISPVKNQESCKCCWAIAAAGNIESLWGIKFRKSVEVSVQELLDCNRCGDGCKGGYVWDAFITVLNNRIARYLATQGPITVTINMTLLQHYQKGVIKATHTNCDPQRVDHSVLLVGFAKCKSVEGRRAASSQSRPRPRHSIPYWILKNSWGANWGEEGYFRLHRGSNACGITKYPITARVHIPAKKQQQLVSCPR; via the exons ATGGCACTAACTGTCCATCTCTCCTGCTTCCTTGCACTGTTGGTGGCAGGCCTGGCTCAAGACATCATGGACTCCCGCAGGGGCCAG GACCCCAGTCCCCAGCCACTGAAGCTGAAAGAGGTCTTCACTTTGTTCCAGATCCAGTACAACCGAAGTTACTCGAACCCAGCAG AATATGCTCGCCGCCTGGACATCTTTGCCCGCAACCTGGCCCAGGCTCAGCGGCTGCAGGAGGAGGACTTGGGCACAGCCGAGTTTGGGGTGACTCCATTCAGTGACCTGACAG AGGAGGAGTTTGGCCAGCTCTATGGGCATCAGAGTGTAGCTGGAAGGGCCCTCAACGTGGACAGGAAGGTAGGATCTGATGAGTGGGGTCAGACAGTGCCCAGCACCTGTGACTGGCGGAAGGCGGCTGGTATCATCTCACCCGTCAAGAACCAG GAAAGCTGCAAGTGCTGCTGGGCCATAGCAGCCGCGGGCAACATCGAGTCTCTGTGGGGCATTAAATTCCGAAAGTCTGTGGAAGTCTCCGTGCAGG AGCTACTCGACTGTAACCGCTGTGGGGACGGCTGCAAGGGAGGCTACGTCTGGGACGCGTTCATAACCGTTCTCAACAACA GAATTGCCCGGTACCTGGCCACCCAGGGCCCCATCACCGTGACCATTAACATGACGCTATTGCAG CACTACCAGAAGGGTGTGATCAAGGCCACGCACACCAACTGTGACCCCCAGAGGGTGGATCATTCTGTCCTGCTGGTGGGTTTTGCTAAGTGCAAGTCGGTGGAGGGCAGGCGGGCGGCTTCATCCCAGTCGCGTCCTCGTCCTCGTCACTCCATCCCATACTGGATCCTGAAGAACTCCTGGGGGGCCAACTGGGGTGAGGAG GGCTATTTCCGGCTGCACCGAGGGAGCAATGCCTGCGGCATCACCAAGTACCCAATTACTGCCCGAGTACACATACCAGCTAAGAAGCAGCAACAGCTAGTTTCCTGCCCTCGCTGA
- the CTSW gene encoding cathepsin W isoform X1 has protein sequence MALTVHLSCFLALLVAGLAQDIMDSRRGQDPSPQPLKLKEVFTLFQIQYNRSYSNPAEYARRLDIFARNLAQAQRLQEEDLGTAEFGVTPFSDLTEEEFGQLYGHQSVAGRALNVDRKVGSDEWGQTVPSTCDWRKAAGIISPVKNQESCKCCWAIAAAGNIESLWGIKFRKSVEVSVQELLDCNRCGDGCKGGYVWDAFITVLNNSGLASETDYPFRGNSRTHKCQAKKYRNVAWIQDFIMLPDCEQGIARYLATQGPITVTINMTLLQHYQKGVIKATHTNCDPQRVDHSVLLVGFAKCKSVEGRRAASSQSRPRPRHSIPYWILKNSWGANWGEEGYFRLHRGSNACGITKYPITARVHIPAKKQQQLVSCPR, from the exons ATGGCACTAACTGTCCATCTCTCCTGCTTCCTTGCACTGTTGGTGGCAGGCCTGGCTCAAGACATCATGGACTCCCGCAGGGGCCAG GACCCCAGTCCCCAGCCACTGAAGCTGAAAGAGGTCTTCACTTTGTTCCAGATCCAGTACAACCGAAGTTACTCGAACCCAGCAG AATATGCTCGCCGCCTGGACATCTTTGCCCGCAACCTGGCCCAGGCTCAGCGGCTGCAGGAGGAGGACTTGGGCACAGCCGAGTTTGGGGTGACTCCATTCAGTGACCTGACAG AGGAGGAGTTTGGCCAGCTCTATGGGCATCAGAGTGTAGCTGGAAGGGCCCTCAACGTGGACAGGAAGGTAGGATCTGATGAGTGGGGTCAGACAGTGCCCAGCACCTGTGACTGGCGGAAGGCGGCTGGTATCATCTCACCCGTCAAGAACCAG GAAAGCTGCAAGTGCTGCTGGGCCATAGCAGCCGCGGGCAACATCGAGTCTCTGTGGGGCATTAAATTCCGAAAGTCTGTGGAAGTCTCCGTGCAGG AGCTACTCGACTGTAACCGCTGTGGGGACGGCTGCAAGGGAGGCTACGTCTGGGACGCGTTCATAACCGTTCTCAACAACA GCGGCCTGGCCAGCGAAACGGACTACCCATTCCGGGGGAACAGCAGAACCCACAAATGCCAGGCCAAGAAGTACAGAAACGTGGCCTGGATCCAGGACTTCATCATGCTGCCGGACTGCGAGCAGG GAATTGCCCGGTACCTGGCCACCCAGGGCCCCATCACCGTGACCATTAACATGACGCTATTGCAG CACTACCAGAAGGGTGTGATCAAGGCCACGCACACCAACTGTGACCCCCAGAGGGTGGATCATTCTGTCCTGCTGGTGGGTTTTGCTAAGTGCAAGTCGGTGGAGGGCAGGCGGGCGGCTTCATCCCAGTCGCGTCCTCGTCCTCGTCACTCCATCCCATACTGGATCCTGAAGAACTCCTGGGGGGCCAACTGGGGTGAGGAG GGCTATTTCCGGCTGCACCGAGGGAGCAATGCCTGCGGCATCACCAAGTACCCAATTACTGCCCGAGTACACATACCAGCTAAGAAGCAGCAACAGCTAGTTTCCTGCCCTCGCTGA
- the FIBP gene encoding acidic fibroblast growth factor intracellular-binding protein isoform X2, which produces MTSELDIFVGNTTLIDEDVYRLWLDGYSVNDAVALRVRSGILEQTGATAAVLQSDTMDHYRTFHMLERLLHAPPKLLHQLIFQIPPSRQALLIERYYAFDEAFVREVLGKKLSKGTKKDLDDISTKTGITLKSCRRQFDNFKRVFKVVEEMRGSLVDNIQQHFLLSDRLARDYAAIVFFANNRFETGKKKLQYLSFGDFAFCAELMIQNWTLGAVGEAPTDPDSQVDDMDVDLDKEFLQDLKELKVLVADKDLLDLHKSLVCTALRGKLGVFSEMEANFKNLSRGLVNVAAKLTHNKDVRDLFVDLVEKFVEPCRSDHWPLNDVRLFLNQYSASVHSLDGFRHQALWDRYMGTLRGCLLRLYHD; this is translated from the exons ATGACCAGCGAGCTGGATATCTTCGTAGGGAACACGACCCTCATAGACGAGGATGTGTATCGCCTCTGGCTGGATGGTTACTCTG TGAACGACGCGGTGGCCCTGAGGGTGCGCTCGGGAATCCTAGAGCAGACGGGCGCCACGGCAGCGGTGCTGCAGAGTGACACCATGGACCACTACCGAACTTTCCACATGCTGGAGCGCCTGCTGCACGCCCCGCCCAAGCTGCTACACCAACTCATCTTCCAGATCCCGCCCTCCCGACAGGCGCTGCTCATCGAGAG ATACTATGCCTTTGACGAGGCCTTTGTGCGGGAGGTCCTGGGCAAGAAGCTGTCCAAGGGCACCAAGAAAGACCTGGACGACATCAGCACCAAAACAGGCATCACCCTTAAGAGCTGCCGAAGACAG TTTGACAACTTTAAGCGAGTCTTCAAGGTGGTGGAGGAAATGCGGGGCTCCCTGGTCGATAACATCCAGCAACACTTCCTCCTCTCCGATCGATTGGCCAG GGACTATGCAGCCATCGTCTTCTTTGCCAACAACCGCTTtgagacagggaagaaaaaacTGCAGTATCTGAGCTTTGGCGACTTTGCTTTCTGTGCTGAGCTCATGATCCAGAACTGGACCCTTGGAGCCGTCGGTGAGGCCCCCACTGACCCAG ACTCCCAGGTGGACGACATGGACGTGGACTTAGACAAGGAGTTTCTTCAGGACTTGAAGGAGCTCAAGGTGCTGGTGGCTGACAAGGACCTTCTGGACCTGCACAAGAG CCTGGTGTGCACTGCCCTCCGGGGAAAGCTCGGTGTCTTCTCTGAGATGGAAGCCAACTTCAAG AACCTGTCCCGGGGGCTAGTGAATGTGGCCGCCAAACTGACTCACAATAAGGACGTCAGAGACCTGTTTGTGGACCTCGTGGAGAAG TTCGTGGAGCCCTGCCGCTCCGACCACTGGCCATTGAATGATGTGCGGCTCTTCTTGAATCAGTATTCGGCATCCGTCCACTCCCTGGATGGCTTCCG GCACCAGGCCCTCTGGGACCGCTACATGGGTACCCTGCGTGGCTGCCTCCTGCGCCTCTATCATGACTGA